Genomic window (Nicotiana sylvestris chromosome 7, ASM39365v2, whole genome shotgun sequence):
aataccatattaaaGCCCCATTTGTTAGGATTTTGCCAAATTTCTTTAGTAAAACTGATTCGATTTCATGTGAAGCCAAATTATTTTCCTTCACATTTGTGGTGTATGTTTTGATGTGTTCATGTGGATCCGatgttccatcgtattttggaatatccGGTATCTCTAATCTCTTCAGAATCAACTCCGGAGCCACACTAGGTTTGAACGACAACTATATATACTCCTTCGAGGTCGGGCTCTTCAGGAGCGAAGGAGTTCTCGAAATAGGATCTATCCGAGCATGAAATTCTTTAGCATTCTGATTCATTTAAGCGTTCATTTCCCTTATAAACCTCATGAGCTCAGTCTTGAAATGATCGTTtgtgttatttttattttcagaTCCAATACCGACACCACCTATTTGATTGTTGTTTGATCTGAACTCCTCCTAGTAACGATGTTATCGATTCTTGGTGGCGTTTGATTTATAAGAATGCTAGAAGGGGCTTGAGCTACACCATTGGAATTATTGGAAGCAACCGATAGCGCTGCCGGAGCTCAATCATTATTCAGTCCTGTCTTGAGAGATGATTCATTATCTTCTTTTGTTGCGCTCTCAAACTTTAACAATATCGGCAACAAGTTCATCATCCATATCATCGGGGGTAGGATTCCTTGTCCGCCAGGTATTTCCTTCTACCCGATTTGAAGTTGGCTCATTCCCATTAAGATGAATTTTACTGATTGAACCATCATGTTGATTTTCATTACGGAGATTATCCACGGGCTCATCGTTATTGTTTGTTCCAACAATGAGCAAGTTGTTGACATCATTGTGCGCCATAGTTGTTTTATGCTTACAACATAAATGCTTCAAAGTACGTTAGTGGAAGATGAACATATCAAAATAATACCACAACTGTCTAAGCCCCACAGTGGGCGTCAAATTGTTTACCAGTAAAATggtacaattaaatttgtaacgtAGTTTATAGGCACGTGGATTAAATTGATCTGAGAAAATAaagtaataaagaaaaaaattgaataaaatatgAATAATTGAAGAATAGACAAGCCTGAGCTTCAGAATGTTCCCTCTAGGATCGAGAATAATTGAAAAATCTCGACAATACTTGTATAACAGCTTAAACAAACAAGAGAATGAATATTAGTCATTTGCTATCGGTATTTCTTGATATTTCACAATAGAATGAAAACTTCTATTTATACTGGAGCTATGATGTGCATGACTATAAATTATGCCTCCTTAATTACCAATATTAATGCTATAATAAAAGGTAATTAAACGGTAATAAAGAATAATAAAGGGTAATAAAGTCTAATAGAGGCTAATAAATGTTGGAGAAATCTTGGAGTCTCTGTAACATTTTTATAACGGTTATATCTTGCATTGTCTCTTATCCGACCACATATTTATATCTTGTGTCACCATAGTTGAGTCACTGTTGACTGGTATCGCTTCTTAATTTACCCAATTATTGAGATCAATTAAGTTTTGATGCTTTTTAAGTAGTATCAGAGTAAAAAATTGAACCATATCTTTTTGAAGCCTATAAAAATAAGTGAGAAAACATTTTTTCTTTGTGACTATAGTGCACCTCCCACAACAAATTAGGACCCATAGCGTCATTTACAAAAGTTAGAAAGATTTGCTATTTTAACCTTCTTTTCCTTGATAGCAAATTCCCTAAAACACCTTCCCACAAAAGCGTCACACATAGAACCCCATCTCCGCCTCCGGCCACACTCATTAATCTCCGAGCCGCCTTTAGGGTTTCGAATCGCCGGAAAAATCCGATTTTGCGACGAAAGTATATAGGTGATTGGGGTAATTGGATgataatataaaatgccaccaAAGCAATCGAAAGCGGATTTAGCAAAGAAGCAGAAGGTAGTGGAAGACAAGACATTCGGTCTGAAAAACAAAAATAAGTCCAAAAATGTCCAGAAATATGTTCAGTCCCTTAAGCAAAATGCTGTGCCTAAACCTGACCCTAAGAAACTTGATGCCAAGGTACTACGctattttgttttattattatttttttttgtatttttttcccgATAGATATACACTATTCGTATAGGTGACCTCGACTAGATTTTTGAGGCGTAActgttgtatttttttttttttttgtgtgaatTATTGTTGTCTTATGAAGGCTAGAGAAGACTGATATGCTGACCCGGCTAGTTCGGAATTGAGACGTAATTGTGTTGTGTTCCTTTTGTGTTATCTTTTGCGAACTGAAATGAGCTGGTGGATACAAAGGATTCATATATCCTACCCTAATTAGCTTGGTTTTGAGATGTAATTGTTTTTTTAAATAACAGTGGTATCCGGGCTAGCTTGCCTGCACCTCAACTATTCAGGTGCAACTATTCCACTGGATACCGGTTACCTCCCACCAGCACAAGTATCGGGTAACTCTGCCCACCAAGGCTTGACAAATGAGAAGAAATAAGCTAGTGTTTTTTGTCTCCTCTGGAAGTTGAATCTTAGACCTCATGATTCTCCTCTCACATTATTGAGCATTTGGCCACATCCATTGGGTGCTTGAGACATGGttgttgtattattattattattatttttttttattattttaagccCAAATAAGGCAGGTTGAATACAGACCTCTATATAGATGACTCCAACTAACTTGGATTTGACTGCATAAGTGTTGCTTTTTTATATTTGTGCCTTTTCGAGCCCAAATAGATTGAATGAATATAGTGGATCACATAGCTGGCTGCCTGACCCCAATTAGTTTGTGATTTTTTTGTAGTTTCTGTCATATTACTTTTGTGTGATCTTTTGCTTGAATGTTGACAAGTAAGCTTAATTTTGTCACagaaaaagaaggaagaagagaaagccAAAGAGAAAGAGCTGAACGAATTGTTCAAAGTCGCTATTAGCCAGCCTAAAGTGCCTCTTGGTATTATTTATGTTCTTCTTGTGACTGATATCTGGTGTCTATTTATTTTTTGGTTGGTGCATAGTAGTTTCAATAATAAAGTGTTATTGTGGCTTTGTTTGATCGAAACAATTGGAAATGTAGTGTAGGAAGACTTCGTAGCAATTATCTGCTCTCTCCTATGTCTAACTGGGTCTGTCGAAGGCTGAAATATAAACTGGAATTTTTGCCAGTTCTTATAAAGCTGATAAATGTTGtaactttattattgcaattccGAATACGGCTTAATATCAGCCTGTCAATTTATTTCAAGAGACTTTTTTATCGTTCATAGTTGACTATCATTGTCTCGTATCAGTagtagtttgttttgtttcacTCACTTCTTGCTTTAAAGGTTTGATCTTGTTTCAATTTTTCATATGAAATGCTGCTGCAAAATTATCATATTTCACGAATGTTGGGAATTTGTGTGCAGGTGTTGATCCAAAATCTATCTTATGTGAATTCTTTAAGGCGGGGCAATGTGCTAAGGGTTTCAAGTGCAAGTTCTCTCACGATCTGAATGTTCAGCGAAAAGGAGAGAAGATTGACGTTTTCAGTGATAAGCGTGATGAAGGTGGTTAAGCAACACCTTAGCAGTTGACATTTTGCATGAACTTTTCTGTTTCTGCGTGATAATCATGTATTATGGTTTTAGTGTTTATTAACTGGTATTTCTTGTCTAAAACATAGATGGAAAGGAAACAATGGAGGATTGGGATCAAGAGACATTGGAGAAGGTTGTGGCATCAAAAAGTCAGGAGTATAACAAGAACAAACCAACTGACATTGTAAGTGTTATCTTTTTCCAGAATATACCTTGAACTGCTTTGGTCCGAACTTGAACGTCATATTCAGGGGATAATTTTGAATTTGTTGATCGGACTCTTTCAATCATTCGGTATCCACTTACCTATATAGCAGTGATTTTCAGGATAAAATTCATTGCTAATGATCTTCTAAATGGTCACTTTGTTACCTCATTTACTTTCCACTGATACTTTACTGTTGTGAGGAAACTTTGGTTATGGTCTTTTTGTATAAAATGAAACCCTTATGTTTGTCAAGTAATTATCTTCCAGGAGATGCAGGAGACCATAATTGCATAGTGTTTTAGTCGTCAGACTAGTATGCAATAACTTGGTAACGAGTCATAGAACTTACAGAATATGCAGACGTTGCTTGCACCTAATGTCCTTTCTTGATGATTTTTATCTCAATTAAATTGACAAATTCTGTAAAGTAAATGGGTGAAAGATACTGAAAAAAGTAAGGTTTTTTGTTGATAAAGTACTAATTTTATTAATGTGTGCGCAAACAGAAGTAGCTAATAATGAGGAATCAGTGTGGTCATGGACCCGGGAAGTAACATGCTGAAGAAAGGCTCTCTCGTAGATATTTTCAATGAAGAAAGGGCATTTTGTTGTTGGATATGACGCTTTCTGCTGCCTCTTATGACTTTTCAGAGGCTTCCTAGAAGGTGGTCAGCTACAACCTGCAGAAAGCAACAGGGAATTTGTATTGATCAGCATAATATGCCTGGTGACAAGAACAAACTAATCCATTGAAATGGAACAAAGCTTCCAAACTAGATATGGCTGTTGTGATATCCCACTATCACCCACAAAACAGAACAATATTCTCACTAAAGCAATAGAAACTATAATTTTTCACAATTTAGTAATACGAAGGAGAAATGGTGAACACAGAGCAGATCTTTTAGTGCTGCTCTTTTTAAATGACATATTCTTTTCATTTTGATCCCCCAAAAAATGAACTATTTACCAGTTCATGAACTGTACTATCCTTTGCTCAGAAACATCTGCATGTTTAGGAAGGAGAAGACAGAAGATTGCAATCAGGTTCAGTGATAGCTGAAAACAGAGCTTGTCATATTCACCAAAAATTGGAATCCCCATAATTTTGTTGAGCTGATCCATGATATTCTGGTTGGTATTGAGGTTTGGTTGAGTGCCATGAGTATCTGGTTACCTTTGGACATCAATTGGTTCCCAATGATTGTATCTCACAATCTGAAGAATATGGATGGCAAAGTGTTATGTACCTAGAAATCAGGACGGATAAAGAGTACTGGCGGAAATGACGGGATGTGACTATAAACTCTTGTCTCTCTTGGATAAGTGTTATTATAGATAGACTTGTAAAAGTTCATGGTTAATTGTCATGCGCTGGCCAATAGGATGACCTTAAAGCCCCCAGGGCTTTGGTTTATGGTAAGGACGCACCGCAGAAGGTGTGGATTGAGCGTGCTTCACGAGTTTGGACCTTGCCGCTGACACAAACCCTAAGTGGGAGCAAGGGAGAGGGACTGGTCCATGCTCCCGAGAGTTTTGAGCATGTGAAAATAGGATGACCTAGATAGTTTGGTTGTGCAGAATGCATgcaatatcatttaagtatttgtAGACATTGAGAGTTGGGAAAGAAATGTTACTGCTCTAGCACTCCATTTAACTGTCATGATTATTTTGATTTTTCATTGCATGGAGCATGGGTCAATGATACGTAGTCCTTTGGTTTGACGTAGTACCAGTGACCATATTCCGTCATTCTGAGGTGTATTTTTATGCTTTCATTTTAGTTTGTCACTTGAAAAAGTCGTATTTTAGCAACAAATTTACTACTCTATCCCAGTTTCTTCAGCACGCTTTCCTCTTTAGTCcatgccaaaaaaaataaaaaaataaaaaaatgattggCACCTTTTGTGTCCAGAAACTATTTAGTCTTTACATGCTCATTTTCTGCTTACTGTTGGAATGGAGGGAGTATTTGTTTCAGAATTCAAACTTATGATTTGGCTTATATGCAGGTATGTAAATACTTTTTGGAAGCTGTGGAGAAAAAGCAGTATGGTTGGTTTTGGGTCTGTCCAAATGGTAGTAAAGAATGCCATTACAGGCATGCGCTTCCTCCTGGATACATTCTAAAGTCGCAAATGAAAGCTTTGTTACAAGAGGAAGCTGACAAGATGCCTATTGAAGAAGAAATTGATGAACAGGTGACCGTACTATCTGAGTATTCATATTGCCAACTACTGACAACCATTAAAACTTTTATAAACATGTTCATTAATGGAACAGCTTTACATGTTTTCTGCTCTGCCTGCAGCGTGCAAAATTGACTGCTTCAACTCCTTTGACCACTGAGTTGTTTATggaatggaaaaagaagaagatggaaGAAAGAGAGGCCAGTTTGGCTAAGCAGAGGGCAGATAGAGCTAAGAATGATCGCATGAGGTATCATTCTTTTCATTCCTTTTCCTCTTTAGTCAATACTATGTGGTCATCAGCTGGGAAAAGTTCTTTTGGTGGATGCTTATACTTATTGGCAAATCTTATGCTCTCTTTCTTGCAGTGGTCGTGAGCTGTTCATGTCGGACGCTAGCTGGTTTGTGGATGATGTTGGGGCCTATGACAAGTATGAAAGGGATGAAGAGTCTGGTGAACCCCCGAAGGTGAATATGTTATGATCAATTTTTTTCCGCTTTCTATATCCTTTGTTGGACTGTGTTGAGCATTCAAGATTTTCGTTGTCTACCGGTGACTGTCATAGATCTACTCATCTATAGTACTGCTTAACCTAGGATAGGTAAAATGTCTGGGACTCTGAGCAATTACCCTCTGTGTGTAGGGGTAAGAGAGCATAAAAAACAACAATGTATAATGATCTGTTGACTTTTAGCAATAGTTCGCATTGTTAGATTAAACAGTGTCCATTTGATCAAAGTTTTAATTTGATTGAGATGCTTCTGGAGTCTTCATCATGATGAAATTTTCATTGATTCTTAATCTAAATCGAGAGGAAGTCTTAGTCAGATTCACTTTTTGATCGGTAAGCCAGTCAGATTCACTTACTAGTACTGTTTCTTCACACGCTTTTTTTTGGAATGCTCTCTGATTTTCTCGCTATTGGGATTTAAATTTATGAGGTTGATGTACCTGACTTCACCCTTTTTGCTGGAATTTTTAAAATTATGCTTTTATAGTACCTGAGCGAGATATTCAGTGTTAAAATATTTTCAGCTAAGTGATAGGTTGTACTAGGCAAAGATTAGGGGTCTTGCATCAAAAGTTTGTTCCTTCTACTTTCACCTGCCTTGGTAGATTGTATGCAGATTTGGTAGAACTAGCAGATGACAAATCTAGCCATGACTTAGGAAAGTAGGCAGAAAAGTGTGCATTCACTGTGGTGGTGGTTGGTCTACGGCGGTGTAAGTATTATTAGAAAGAGATTTGAAAATCCAAGTGTGTGTGATAGTTGCAGCGTTTTTCTGTTATGAATCGAAAATAAACTAAACTATGCCTATTAACCAATGATCCCCTGGTTTGGACACTTCATGAGCATCATACTGATGCCATGTGTTTTTGCTTGCTTATCCAAAAAAACATATTACTGGTGCGATGTGCATTTCTTGTGTTGTGCTGCTAGTTTATACGCAAAAGACTGTGCATATCATTTTCTATGTAGATTACATTTCCTTTACAGGAGAATAAGGAATCTGCTAGAGATGAGGCAAGCTCCTCAATGTCAGCCCGGAATATTGATGATGGTGGTGAGGCTTCTCATAACAACGAAGTTAATGACaattatgatgatgatgatgacgacGACGATGACGATGACCTGGATGTGGAGGAGTTAAATGAACTGGAAGCTAGCCTTTCAAAAACATCGTTACAAATCAATGAACCTGGTGGTCATGCTTGAGCCTTGTGCCCAGATTTATGCGCATGATCTACTTTTCGGTCCATGCTCTTTCATGTCTACGTGATGCAGAATCATTATAGCATGCAAATGGGGTGGAGTGATATAGCATAGCATATCCGTGTCGTGATGCCCCTAATAATAGATTGCTATTTTATTAGGCTTTTTACCCTCAGTTCAATGAGTTGTGACTGTTGCTTCTGGAATTTTGTGATGAATTGAACTTTTCTAGTCGTTTTGCCAGCCACAGAGAGAGCTATCATttgtattttgttactgctgctactactatGCTTTGAAGCTTAGGGTGGCCTTCTCCTCCCCTCAATAAATTACAGATTCTTTGAGGGCCATTATGTCATCTGTTGACGTTTGCTGACAATTTTATAGGTGTTTTCTTTCTGTCGTCTGCAAACATGTTCCATGAAATAGTGAAAGTTCCATGTTTATTTTCAGAGAACTGATAGATTACTATATCCTGTTCCTTCGCTTTCCTCTTTTTCCTTTCCGGTTCTTTATACCTATGCGATTTACTCAGGTGTGTATTTCAATCACGTTTTCCATGATTCTTAGATCCAGAATAGCACTGGCGGTGTAAAGATCGTTTACACCATCAGTAGGTAATTTTTTCATTTAATAAGCTTGAATTGATAGCCTATAATAAATGGTAAGTAACCTACTATAACATGTTAAGTTGGACTGTTTATGTTAAAAATTTTTACACTGCTGGTAAGAGTAAAACTTAAACTACAAAACCAAAAACTCCAAATTAGTGATTTAGCTGATTTTGACGATGGAGTTTGAACAAAACTATGAAGAACGTCAGAATTAGTAAGTGAAGTTGGAAAAAGGAAGCAATTCTGATTACAAGTACGAGTTAGAAATTATTTTAGTTACAGTATACGAAGGAGTCAACTTGCCTcaaactttgttttcttctgtaaATTTAGTAAAGGTAAACTTTACCAATTAAAAATTCCTTGTGATTAATTACCTTTAAAATTACCTGATGGTGTAAGAAAGTTTCGTATACTGGTAGTGTATAAAATTTAAATTCATAACTTACTGTTGCGGTTATGACAACTTCCAGTCCAgttaattttaaatttaaattgcATATTACCATTGAAGTGAACTGATCAAATTAATGAAAAAGGGAAGACAAGTACCTACACAGTTGGATAAAGAGTTTATGTTCTGAATACGAACAGTTTAGAAATTGTTTTACACTATCCGGTTAAACTGACGTGCTAGTTGTAAGAGAACCAAACATCACACACAGGCTGAAAAAATGATGAGATATGAGATAACATATCAAAGGTGAACTATAAATTGCGGTGAAGTGGTAAATACTTCTTCATTCTTAGTCAAAGGTCTCAGGTTTGAGCAGTGACGAAGTCAGAATTTTCACTAAAGggtatcaaaatataaaaaaagtaAATCTACGAAGAAGTAAAGGGGAGTTAATATATAGTATATgtacataaaaaataattttttacctACTTATACAATATAAGTTTCCGGCGAATAGGTGTGGTCAATTGGTACCCCTTAAATGCGTGTGGCTCCACCACTAAGTTTGAGCCCTAACTCCCAAGTATAGAATCGCTTTTAAGAGGGAGCGTTATACCTCTAAAGTAAAACTTTCAAGCGTGAATATGAATAATCGAGTCTCAAAGCAAATATCAGATACCaaatagaaaaaacaaaaaaaccacAAGGTGAAATAGAGAAAGTGGTCATAGTAATTATTAATGGGAGGAGAGACATTTTGAGGTCACGGTCAAAGAACTTGGAATTATGGCCTAAAACTAGGGACTGTTAAATGCACGACAGAAAAAAATCAACAGACAGACAAGGTTGGATCATCACAAACAGTTTGTCTTCCATTTGGTCCTTTAAATTCTGTAACAAAGTAACGAAAGGTATAATAAATGTATGAAAAGTAATCAACAGATAGACTAGGTTGGATCATAGGCTAGACCAGAAATTGCAACATGTTTGGTGACTTTGATGTTTgagtaataattttttttttttgatttattaaaaacaaTGAATATCATTAGTTCTTTGTTTAATTGAAACGTGAATATATATAGTGAGTAGCCTTTGGTCTGCCATTTTCGGTGCAGCCCGTGTTAAACAACAAATCAATCACTTTCATATCTAATCTGTAATTACTAAATAATTTTTGGTAGTGTCACTTATACACTGACAAAGATATTTACCAATTTTTCTCTCATGAGACGAGATTTAGGAGGGATAATAATACTCAAATAGCCATTCCATTTTAAGATTAATCGTACAAAAAGTAATTCACTACTATTTTGCTCATTAAAGGTGTATAGAACACCCACACATAATGACCTTCAACTTTCATTTTTCAACTAGATATCATTCTAATAATCGAACTAGACATGTTCATGGATCGGATCAGATTTAGCACCTTTCAGATCTCATAAATTGCAGTTCGAATCTGTACCAAAATAAAATCGGATTGGATAAATATTTTGAGTTTTGGTTCACATTGTACGCCTTATTAAAATgctaaaataaataattttagcATGCTATCTCCTACCATTTTCAGTAGCAAAACTCATTCATTTTCatatctttttcttttaatattgAAAGGAAAGAAATGACAAATAGTGAGAGAAATAACAAGGAAACCTTAGAAATTTTAAAAGGGCAAACCTAACttttatgtataaaatataaATTTCGGGTTTCGAATCGGTTTGGATGTAAACTGAGCCAAATCATATCATGATatctgaaataattaaattaaagatcCAAAGTTCGATCCAAAGAGCTACAATCCAATCCAATCTATACCCATCCGAATAATATGGATTCGTTCGAATTTTCGGATTAACTCAAATAATGCGCAACCCTAAATCGAACCATAAAAAGATTGTTTTTTTGCTTAGAAAGTTCGATTATATCTAGATGGGCATACATAGGAACACGTATTGATCTACCAGATCGGTTGATGCGATATATTTCACGAGCTAAGAAATATTTGTAATGTTACActatttaagaatatatatatttgataagTTGGAAATAAAGATACGTTTAATTGGATGTAAACTTGTCCAACTCTAGAACCATTGAAGGTTCAAAGAATTGTTTTTTCGTCGAGGGATTTTTGCACATGAAATATCTTACCATTACGTTTTTATTGGTTGTTATGATTTACAAGTCATATATTATAAGCTTTTGAAATAGTGGTCCCAACATAGTGGAGACATAACTAACACtgattcttgttttctttttctcatAATTTTGTCGTCAAATGGAAAGCTCAAATTCCTTAAAAGCTATCTCGAATTGGTCATTTCACTCgacttagtgggcgtttggacagaagaattgtaaaatttcgaataaagtgaaatttttttaccgatgaaaataatatttgaaaattagagttttttttttgttggagttttttaaattttcggaaaatttcaaaattcatcttcaaatgAGAACtagaaattttatggccaaatacgaatttaaaaaaaaagaaaaaaaaattcaaaaaaataaaataaaatttcatggccaaacgggctcttaaaAAGGGTCCTTACTTGCTGTTATACATGAGTTGCTCTTATATGAGTTGGTTACATTATTTAATATGGTATTAGAGCATATAGAGATTCTGATTTCATTCAtatcaattttttttatattttttgattaATAAAAAAGAATTAAATCCGCACG
Coding sequences:
- the LOC104236454 gene encoding zinc finger CCCH domain-containing protein 11-like isoform X1; this translates as MPPKQSKADLAKKQKVVEDKTFGLKNKNKSKNVQKYVQSLKQNAVPKPDPKKLDAKKKKEEEKAKEKELNELFKVAISQPKVPLGVDPKSILCEFFKAGQCAKGFKCKFSHDLNVQRKGEKIDVFSDKRDEDGKETMEDWDQETLEKVVASKSQEYNKNKPTDIVCKYFLEAVEKKQYGWFWVCPNGSKECHYRHALPPGYILKSQMKALLQEEADKMPIEEEIDEQRAKLTASTPLTTELFMEWKKKKMEEREASLAKQRADRAKNDRMSGRELFMSDASWFVDDVGAYDKYERDEESGEPPKITFPLQENKESARDEASSSMSARNIDDGGEASHNNEVNDNYDDDDDDDDDDDLDVEELNELEASLSKTSLQINEPGGHA
- the LOC104236454 gene encoding zinc finger CCCH domain-containing protein 11-like isoform X2, with amino-acid sequence MPPKQSKADLAKKQKVVEDKTFGLKNKNKSKNVQKYVQSLKQNAVPKPDPKKLDAKKKKEEEKAKEKELNELFKVAISQPKVPLGVDPKSILCEFFKAGQCAKGFKCKFSHDLNVQRKGEKIDVFSDKRDEDGKETMEDWDQETLEKVVASKSQEYNKNKPTDIVCKYFLEAVEKKQYGWFWVCPNGSKECHYRHALPPGYILKSQMKALLQEEADKMPIEEEIDEQRAKLTASTPLTTELFMEWKKKKMEEREASLAKQRADRAKNDRMSGRELFMSDASWFVDDVGAYDKYERDEESGEPPKENKESARDEASSSMSARNIDDGGEASHNNEVNDNYDDDDDDDDDDDLDVEELNELEASLSKTSLQINEPGGHA